One window from the genome of Pseudomonadota bacterium encodes:
- the mtnA gene encoding S-methyl-5-thioribose-1-phosphate isomerase, producing the protein MNINGEHYRTIWPVPDGSGKIRIIDQRHLPHKLVMEDLSTVADFARAIKEMHVRGAGLIGATAGFGMYCAGLRSDPKTIDQALEQAAANLVATRPTASNLAWAVDRQLQAVRNASSPEEKIKTLFSTACEIADEDAEFCRRIGEHGVEIIKEISKRKNGETVNILTHCNAGWLAFVDYGSATAPVYAAHHQGIDVHVWVDETRPWLQGAKLTAWELKEEGVPHTLIADNTGGHLMQHGMVDMVIVGTDRTTCTGDVANKIGTYLKALAAKDNNVPFYVALPSSTFDWRIRDGVREIPIEKRGGDEICNISGITALGKSETVAIAPKNTVTANYGFDVTPARLITGLITERGICKPAEQDIFALYPEKKRKAGS; encoded by the coding sequence ATGAATATCAATGGTGAACATTACAGAACCATCTGGCCCGTCCCCGACGGGTCTGGAAAGATCAGAATTATCGACCAGCGTCATCTTCCCCATAAACTGGTCATGGAAGACCTCAGCACTGTTGCTGATTTTGCCCGCGCAATCAAGGAAATGCACGTCCGGGGTGCGGGACTGATCGGCGCTACCGCCGGATTCGGTATGTACTGTGCCGGTCTCAGGAGTGATCCGAAAACCATTGACCAGGCCCTGGAACAGGCCGCAGCAAATCTTGTCGCCACCAGACCCACCGCCTCCAATCTCGCCTGGGCCGTTGACCGCCAGCTCCAGGCGGTCCGGAATGCGTCATCTCCTGAAGAGAAAATAAAAACACTCTTTTCCACCGCCTGCGAAATCGCCGATGAGGACGCCGAATTCTGCCGGAGAATAGGGGAGCATGGCGTTGAAATCATCAAAGAGATCAGCAAACGAAAAAACGGCGAAACGGTCAACATCCTGACCCACTGCAACGCCGGCTGGCTCGCCTTTGTTGACTACGGTTCAGCCACCGCTCCTGTCTATGCCGCCCATCATCAGGGAATCGACGTCCATGTCTGGGTTGATGAAACCAGGCCCTGGTTGCAGGGTGCGAAACTGACCGCCTGGGAGTTGAAAGAAGAAGGGGTCCCACATACCCTGATTGCGGACAACACCGGTGGCCATCTGATGCAGCACGGGATGGTCGATATGGTCATCGTCGGCACCGACCGGACCACCTGCACCGGTGATGTCGCCAACAAGATCGGGACCTATCTGAAAGCCCTGGCTGCAAAGGATAACAACGTCCCGTTTTATGTGGCGCTTCCCTCTTCAACATTTGACTGGCGGATACGGGACGGAGTACGGGAAATTCCCATTGAAAAACGCGGGGGGGATGAGATCTGCAATATCAGCGGGATTACCGCTCTGGGAAAATCAGAAACAGTCGCTATAGCTCCCAAAAACACCGTTACAGCCAATTATGGATTTGATGTGACACCTGCCCGTCTGATTACCGGACTGATCACAGAGCGGGGAATCTGCAAGCCTGCCGAACAGGATATCTTCGCATTGTATCCGGAAAAAAAGAGAAAGGCTGGCTCATAA